A region of the Candidatus Methylomirabilis oxygeniifera genome:
TCGTCCGGCCACTGCACAGGAATCTTAAACCCGATGTACCGCTCGATCGCATCAAGCGACAGCACATATTCCTCGTCAGCCAGACTGATCGCCTTACCGGCTGCCCCGGCCCGCGCCGTTCGTCCGATCCGGTGGACGTAATCTTCCGGGTCCTGCGGGAGGTCGTAGTTGATCACGTGACTGACCGCCTCAACATGCAACCCACGCGATGCGACATCGGTCGCCACCAGGATCGGCAGCGTGCCCGCTTTGAACTTGGTGATAATCTGGAGGCGCTTACGCTGATCGATGCTACCGCTGATCAGGCCCGCCCGGAAGCCGCACCGGACCAACTTATCAGTGAGCCGCTCGGCGCCCTGCCGAGTATTCGAAAAGATCAGGATCCGTTGCCACGCCTCGCGCTGAAGCAACCAGCGCAACAGCCGGAATTTTTCCTGCTTCTCGACGTGAAAGAGCAGATGTTCAACCTTGTCGACCGTAACCTGTTCCGGGGAAATGGCGACCTTAATCGGATTATTCATAAACTCGTACGACAGCTCCATCTCTCGAAATGAAAGCGTCGCCGAAAACAGGAATGACTGACGCTTATGGTAGGGGGGGAGCCGCCTCAGCAGGAAGCGAAGGTCCTTGATGAACCCCATGTCGAACATCCGGTCGGCCTCGTCCACAACCAGGACTTCGACTTGAGAGAGTTCGTAGACCCCCTGCTTGAAGTAATCGATGAGCCGCCCGGGTGTTCCGATGAGGATATCGACGTTCTGTTGAAGCGCGTCCCGCTGTTTCTGATAGTCCACCCCTCCATAGGCTGCGAGCCGTGTCAGGCCGGTGAATCCACCCAACAACTCCGCATCCCACAGGATCTGCACGGCCAGCT
Encoded here:
- the rhlB gene encoding ATP-dependent RNA helicase (Evidence 2a : Function of homologous gene experimentally demonstrated in an other organism; PubMedId : 1134527, 12181321, 14731278, 15554979, 1931833; Product type e : enzyme), with translation MTTFDTFSLPASIARGIEAAGFTQCTPIQAETLPLALAGKDIAGQAQTGSGKTAAFLIPLFVRLLTSRHPTLSGAPRALILAPTRELAVQILWDAELLGGFTGLTRLAAYGGVDYQKQRDALQQNVDILIGTPGRLIDYFKQGVYELSQVEVLVVDEADRMFDMGFIKDLRFLLRRLPPYHKRQSFLFSATLSFREMELSYEFMNNPIKVAISPEQVTVDKVEHLLFHVEKQEKFRLLRWLLQREAWQRILIFSNTRQGAERLTDKLVRCGFRAGLISGSIDQRKRLQIITKFKAGTLPILVATDVASRGLHVEAVSHVINYDLPQDPEDYVHRIGRTARAGAAGKAISLADEEYVLSLDAIERYIGFKIPVQWPDESAFAPGVAAGAAVAANSVRQGRKSAETEGA